One window of Cydia pomonella isolate Wapato2018A chromosome 5, ilCydPomo1, whole genome shotgun sequence genomic DNA carries:
- the LOC133518141 gene encoding uncharacterized protein K02A2.6-like, whose protein sequence is MSIGKMSEFDVTGGTWSSYVDRLEMFFLVNAIKEELKLPTMIAVMGNGAYELLVNLASPKKPSEVTYKEAVDLLRHHLQPTPSVLAERYRFRQRRQNNGENIATYVAELKKLARECKFDATLNENLRDQFVCGLRSDIIRQRLFAEEDTLTYTNAIRIATSLEAAERDAAAVEPSSGTGSSGAGPTVSAAVHALAPGGPRGNQMRGSRATGGWRARSLGSIARGSGTRSHAIAENGGHGAGGGSVAAYTPGGRGPHQDCKGCGSTAHDYTNCRFRDYICSLCRRRGHLRRVCSSRSEGGGRGGSAPSGRLHYSQAESSDREESTTEDFHHLCLSDYGPVSVPITVDSHILLQMEIDTGSAISCISSKTYKKLLSHYPLENGWLTLKFYNGAKVKPIGVIKPKVSYDKQEKYLELFVIDGGTTSLLGRQWLAELNIKIPEFSNCNNVKVDDLKMSNEINNLLCRYKELFSGGLGRYNGGQATLRVREGAAPVFHRARPLAYALRERVDAELDAMLRDGVIEAVDCSDWASPLVPVNKADGSLRICADYKSTLNPVLLIDRYPLPKIDDLMVSLSGACYFSKIDLSQAYNQIELDDSKKYTVINTHRGLYRYNRLVYGLSSSPGIFQRIMCNLLKGIPNVEIFLDDVIIGGKTKQEHLAALEAVFSRIHKAGLKLKSSKCVFLVDEVQYLGYIISKDGIKTDPAKVEAVLRVPRPSNVTELRSFLGIINFYGKFIKNMSVKLVPLYELLKKEKQWFWSSECERSFKEIKAILASAEVLAHYDPKKQLFVTCDASSRGVAGVLTQPGPDGRERPVAYASRTLNDAERNYSQIHCEALAIIFCMNKFHQYLYGRHFTLRTDHKPLVSIFGPNTGIPTMVASRMQRWAIILSAYSFDIEYVRTDNNGADGFSRLPVSTKSQDKLSAPEQTYLHFVQQALLLDYNEIKRETARDPLLSKVLSYIRDGWPESCEISNLQPYFNRKNELYEELGCVMWGPRLVVPEKCKDKILTMIHEPHMGIVKSKALARSYVWWAGIDEAVERVCRACAVCAAHADAPARHTPRMWTWPHRPWSRLHLDYMGPIGGKTYLVVVDAMSKWIEVFNVTNTTAGGLIDRLCELFSRFGIPKQIVSDNGKQFTSKELDDFTKYCGIEHIFTAPYHPASNGLAENSVRTLKRVIRKALQENQNVERALWAFLIHYRNVEHSTTGESPATLLLGRRLRTRLDTIKPDREGHVRRAQQRQQEAAGGVSRSVEMEDAVWYRKYLKGEKWFPGRIVDVLGPSNYKVLGDDGETVHRHIDQLRKRSVNGRLSLAATTTAIEPSDTLGTDSQGHRSVSAETPVTPVRVRAETSAASADESRGTAQTASSGSASPASPEWQFASPRASTPARARPIRQCRLNKPNYKI, encoded by the coding sequence aTGTCGATAGGGAAAATGAGCGAGTTCGACGTGACGGGCGGAACGTGGTCATCATATGTAGACCGTTTGGAAATGTTTTTTCTGGTAAACGCCATAAAAGAGGAATTAAAATTGCCGACTATGATTGCTGTGATGGGAAACGGGGCGTACGAGCTACTTGTGAACCTGGCAAGCCCCAAAAAGCCGTCGGAGGTCACTTACAAAGAAGCTGTGGATCTATTACGTCATCATTTACAACCAACGCCGTCCGTTTTGGCCGAACGATATCGTTTTAGACAACGTCGACAAAATAACGGCGAAAATATTGCCACTTACGTGGCGGAATTGAAGAAATTGGCCAGGGAATGCAAATTCGATGCTACCCTTAATGAAAACCTTCGCGACCAATTTGTATGTGGTCTGCGAAGTGACATCATACGTCAGCGGTTATTTGCGGAGGAAGATACGCTAACGTACACAAACGCGATAAGGATTGCGACGTCCTTGGAGGCAGCGGAAAGAGACGCGGCAGCGGTAGAACCATCGTCGGGCACCGGGTCGAGCGGTGCGGGGCCGACGGTATCAGCTGCGGTACATGCTCTAGCGCCAGGAGGGCCGCGCGGGAACCAGATGCGGGGTTCCCGGGCCACGGGCGGTTGGCGCGCCAGGAGCCTTGGTAGCATAGCGCGGGGAAGCGGGACAAGATCGCACGCCATAGCGGAGAACGGCGGACATGGCGCCGGCGGCGGCAGCGTGGCGGCCTACACTCCAGGCGGCAGAGGGCCCCACCAAGACTGCAAAGGCTGTGGTTCGACAGCTCACGACTACACCAATTGTCGTTTCCGAGATTATATCTGCAGTTTATGCCGTCGCAGGGGGCATTTGCGACGAGTGTGCTCGAGCCGTAGTGAGGGCGGCGGTCGCGGGGGAAGCGCCCCATCAGGAAGGCTGCATTATAGCCAAGCGGAGAGTTCGGATCGGGAGGAGTCAACCACCGAGGACTTTCACCATTTGTGTTTAAGTGACTACGGACCGGTGAGTGTACCTATCACTGTAGACTCTCATATCTTACTACAAATGGAGATAGATACGGGCTCGGCGATATCGTGTATTAGTAGCAAAACTTATAAGAAACTTTTAAGTCACTATCCTCTTGAAAATGGTTGGTTAACACTTAAGTTTTATAACGGGGCAAAGGTCAAGCCGATAGGCGTTATCAAGCCGAAAGTTAGTTATGATaagcaagaaaaatatttagaattgtTTGTTATTGATGGAGGCACTACCTCACTGCTAGGGAGACAGTGGTTGGCCGAGTTAAATATTAAGATCCCCGAGTTCAGCAATTGTAACAATGTAAAGGTTGATGATCTAAAAATgtctaatgaaataaataatttactttgcAGATATAAAGAATTGTTTAGCGGCGGGCTCGGGCGGTACAATGGCGGGCAGGCAACGCTGCGGGTGCGCGAGGGGGCGGCGCCGGTGTTCCACCGCGCGCGGCCGCTGGCGTACGCGCTGCGCGAGCGGGTTGACGCCGAGCTGGACGCCATGCTGCGGGACGGCGTCATCGAGGCCGTGGACTGCTCCGACTGGGCCTCACCGCTGGTGCCGGTAAATAAAGCTGACGGTTCTTTGAGAATATGTGCCGACTATAAATCTACATTGAATCCGGTTTTGCTAATTGATCGATATCCCTTGCCTAAAATCGATGATTTAATGGTAAGCCTTAGCGGAGCGTGCTACTTTTCTAAAATAGATTTATCCCAAGCCTATAACCAGATCGAGCTGGAtgattcaaaaaaatataccgTTATAAATACGCATCGCGGTCTATATAGGTATAATCGACTAGTATACGGGTTATCGTCCAGTCCGGGAATATTCCAACGTATAAtgtgtaatttgctgaaaggTATACCTaatgtggaaatatttttggatGACGTAATCATTGGGGGTAAAACTAAACAAGAACACTTAGCGGCCTTAGAAGCGGTGTTCAGCAGGATACATAAGGCCggtttaaaactaaaaagtagCAAATGCGTATTTTTAGTAGACGAAGTTCAATATCTCGGGTACATAATAAGTAAGGATGGTATAAAAACCGACCCGGCCAAGGTCGAGGCTGTACTTCGGGTACCTAGACCAAGTAACGTCACGGAGCTCCGTTCCTtcttaggtattattaatttctATGGGAAATTTATTAAGAATATGAGTGTGAAGTTAGTCCCACTATATGAACTTCTTAAAAAGGAAAAACAATGGTTTTGGTCTTCAGAATGTGAACGATCTTTTAAAGAAATTAAGGCAATATTAGCCAGCGCGGAGGTACTCGCTCACTATGATCCTAAGAAACAGCTGTTTGTTACCTGTGACGCGAGCTCGCGCGGCGTGGCCGGCGTGCTGACGCAGCCGGGCCCGGACGGCCGCGAGCGGCCCGTTGCCTACGCTTCGCGCACTCTCAATGACGCCGAGCGGAACTATTCACAAATACATTGCGAGGCATTAGCTAtcatattttgtatgaataaattTCACCAGTATTTGTATGGTCGGCATTTCACATTACGTACCGACCATAAACCGCTAGTGTCAATTTTCGGACCCAACACCGGTATACCGACTATGGTAGCTAGTCGGATGCAGCGATGGGCGATTATTTTATCGGCCTACTCGTTTGATATTGAATATGTGCGAACGGATAATAACGGCGCGGACGGTTTTTCGCGGTTACCCGTTAGTACCAAGAGCCAAGACAAATTATCGGCACCGGAACAAACTTATTTGCACTTTGTTCAACAAGCACTCTTGCTagattataatgaaattaaacGAGAGACGGCACGTGACCCATTGCTATCTAAGGTTTTAAGTTACATTAGGGATGGCTGGCCCGAATCATGTGAGATTTCGAATTTACAACCATACTTCAATAGGAAGAACGAGTTGTACGAGGAACTAGGGTGCGTCATGTGGGGTCCCAGGCTGGTGGTACCAGAAAAAtgtaaagataaaatattaactatgatTCATGAGCCTCACATGGGAATCGTCAAATCAAAGGCGCTCGCTCGCAGTTATGTATGGTGGGCGGGGATCGACGAGGCCGTGGAGCGCGTGTGCCGCGCGTGCGCGGTGTGCGCGGCGCACGCGGACGCGCCAGCCAGGCACACGCCGCGCATGTGGACTTGGCCTCACCGACCCTGGTCGCGCCTCCATTTGGACTACATGGGCCCTATAGGGGGCAAAACGTATTTAGTCGTAGTGGATGCTATGTCTAAGTGGATAGAGGTCTTTAATGTCACTAATACCACAGCGGGAGGGTTAATAGATCGGCTGTGCGAATTGTTCAGTAGGTTCGGCATACCTAAACAAATAGTCAGTGATAACGGCAAGCAATTCACTTCAAAGGAACTCGatgattttacaaaatattgtgGCATTGAACATATATTTACAGCTCCGTATCATCCGGCGTCAAACGGGTTAGCGGAAAATTCAGTTAGGACATTAAAGCGGGTGATCCGTAAGGCACTGCAAGAAAACCAGAACGTGGAGAGGGCATTATGGGCCTTTCTGATACATTACCGTAATGTAGAACACTCCACTACGGGCGAATCCCCGGCTACGCTTCTTTTAGGTAGACGTTTACGCACGCGTTTAGACACAATTAAACCGGACAGGGAGGGACACGTGCGGCGTGCGCAGCAGCGGCAGCAGGAGGCGGCGGGAGGAGTGAGTAGGAGTGTAGAGATGGAGGACGCGGTCTGGTATAGGAAGTACTTGAAGggagaaaaatggtttccggGTCGAATAGTAGATGTTCTAGGGCCGAGCAATTATAAAGTTTTAGGAGATGATGGTGAAACTGTACACAGGCATATCGATCAATTGCGGAAACGGTCAGTTAACGGTAGGCTATCTCTCGCAGCTACCACGACGGCAATAGAACCATCCGACACACTTGGCACAGATTCTCAAGGGCATCGCTCGGTATCGGCGGAGACACCGGTAACACCGGTGAGGGTTCGGGCGGAGACGTCGGCGGCCTCCGCGGACGAGTCGCGCGGCACGGCGCAGACCGCCAGCTCTGGCAGCGCCTCTCCGGCTTCACCGGAGTGGCAGTTTGCTTCTCCTCGTGCTTCTACACCTGCCCGGGCTCGCCCAATCCGTCAGTGTCGATTAAATAAacctaattataaaatttag